A part of Rhinoderma darwinii isolate aRhiDar2 chromosome 1, aRhiDar2.hap1, whole genome shotgun sequence genomic DNA contains:
- the LOC142664199 gene encoding oocyte zinc finger protein XlCOF29-like, whose product MDKDRNEMSRRILDFTLEIIYLLSGKEYTIVKKTLGDCTTPIIRESGGWSSSQIPITEPPPHSRIHEKMILELIYKMTEMLTGEVSGCHCLFLHGGVGVSRRTQGSVRGGHDGELPAAYITRCVPFYILRFPVQRMGRLSRGAVIGS is encoded by the exons atggacaaggacaggaatgagatgagcagaagaatattagacttcaccttggagatcatctacctgttgagtggaaag gagtacacaatagtgaagaaaacattgggtgactgtacgactcccatcatccgtgagtcaggaggatggagcagtagtcagatccccatcacagagcctccccctcactcccggatacatgagaagatgatcttagaactgatctacaagatgactgagatgctgactggagag gtgtcaggatgtcactgtctatttctccatggaggagtgggagtatctagaaggacacaaggatctgtacgagggggtcatgatggagaactaccggccgcgtacatcacaag gtgtgtccctttttatatcctcaggtttcctgtccagcggatgggacgtctctccaggggtgctgtcataggttcttga